The genomic window CCATCAGTGCTGCAGGTGATGTGGGTGGTGTTGCACCCAGACACTTGCTATTTCCACCACAGATTTGCAGTTTTACTAATGCCACAAACATTTACGGCTCATTTGCTCTgttgtccacacacacagatgtcacCGCACACCATCATCTTACCTGCAGGCCGCACGGGTCAACAACCGCATCAGACTGGGGAGACGCCGCAGAGCCGGCGAGCGGCGGAGCTTCTAAAGATGGCAGGTGCAGGTGAGCCATCATCGCCTGCAGACGCTCCCGCTCTTTGGAGAGCTGTTAGAGGAAGaggtaatcacagaggaggaggtcaagtcagcatcacacacaatactgaacacacacacacagacacagacacacagacacacacacagacacacacacacagacacacacacacacctcctgctgTAGATATGAAAAGTGAAAAGGTGTCAGACGGTGAGATGATCCTAAAGTATTCAGATGAATCGTCTCAAACACTCTGACAAACTTTGCATCACATCATTATTAATctacacaacaacagaaacatccaTAAATCAATGCACATAACAGATTATTTCCCTCATGTTGCAAAGCATCAGTTCGTAGTTGATCTCATATATAatgaatatataataataataatgcaatgTTGTGCATTCTCAGTGATGTTTGCTGTTTTAATTCTGCTGGAAAACATCAGATCCTACCTGaagctccagctgctgcaccacCTGCATCTGGACTCTGCACTGTGCAGTGCTTCTGTCAtccagtgtgtgttcactgctgATGTGCCTGAGATACAGAGAACATGTCACAAATGTAGCAAAGCATCCATCAAATGTAACTCACTGCCACAGAGACCTACCTGATAAACTGGCTGAAGTTTTCACAGATTGACTCACAACCAGGCCAGTTGCACACGCCATGCccgaagagagtgtgtgtgcgatCACCTTTGACAgtgctgaagaggaggaggaggaagaggaggaggaggaggaggaggactgacatgatttaaaaaatacagaTATTAAAACATCAATAAAAGAGATATCagagtgttttgttttgctctcgAGTAGCAGAAAAATAAAGTGTTTACTTTTGATTTGGGAAGGTGAAGTCATGTAAACTGTTCCTTCAGGTGGAGgaacacaaagcaaacaaacaatacaaaatatAACATCCCACCGGGAATTAAAATGAAGCTTCTGAATCGAACAACATCTCCAAACTTATGAGCCTCTGATGTTCTCAAACAGCACGGATCACATGCAGTCTGCTGTTACAGCGGGCGGCTCTCACCGTTCAGCCCTGCGAGGAGAAAGATCAGGATCCTGCTGGTCAGCGCTCTGTCTGCCTGGGACTTGGATGGACGTGGTTTTGTGAGCTGGAGACTCCTGATCGCCTTTGACTGTGTTTGTCTCTTCACTTATTCTAACTGTGAGCTCCTTCCATAACTGCAGCATCTCTGCAGGGCTGAGACGAGCTGAACGAGGAACAGAAACCATGCTGGTGAGCAGGGCATGGTGCAGCTCTGTATACTTCTGCTAGCAAAAAAGAGGAGTGACCTGGAGAGGGGGCAGGAGAGGACGGCGAGGGTCTCTGtgcctgcaggagctgctgctgctggagctgctgctggagctggaggagctgctggaagaCCAGCTGCTGTGCAGGGAGCTGGAGGAAAGAAGTCATAATCCCACTgtaaactttcaaaataaaagctacaTCTGAAGCAGATGTTAGCCaggccattgacagtaaaatgtgctgtatgtataaatataaagcaCAATAATCGAAGTGCTTCACCTCCTTGATTTTcttgctgcactgctgctgctgtagctgctgaatctgctgctgctgcttcttgtaGAACTCCTTCagatgttgctagaaatcatcgatatttacacatttataaaataaattccTCACATATATATTAATAAACTGTGTgatataaaacacatttatattttatttaaaagccAAATAATGGAAAAAATTGTGAAAGCTTTTAAATGAGAAACTGTAGGAGCGCAGCGCTTAtcaatataattatatatatatgtacatacatcTGGGTATTGTCACAGTATAAACTTCACCCAGGGGTCTTGAGTTTGTTTCAGCCTCGTTTGAAACGCTTCATGAGTGTGGGCTCATGGGTGGGGGTAAGATTAGGTCttataataaattatatttCTATTTACTGGGAAAAAAGGTCAATATTtgagtccttgaaaatggaacatgtgcGTATTTCTCCAGGGGCATCTGTCATCCCTTCCCTGATTTTTGATGCCTAACTTTAACCAGTGTTTTTTAAAATGCCAAATTTAACAcagactaaaaacaaaacagctcatggtgtcaggggtACTTGAACCCCAGACTCCTGCATTGTCTCCTAACAccatcatatgttctgttagggTAAACCTAAACTTACGTCATGCAATATTTTCGGATATTCTGTTAGCACCAATATAACCATGTGTCGTATGTGGTGGACGTCTGACCGATCACATGTGGTATTtatttatgatgtttttttgtgctgttaaaACGTGTTGACTGCTAAGCTATTGCCAGGAGGTCCAAATAAACTGCCTTTTCACTGCTGACACAGGCTAACTAGCCAAACCACCACCTGCAGAACAGGAACCTGCTGATTGGACCAAACCACCTGTGGCTCAGCCAAGATCACATGACATGAAGTCTGGTCTCACAAATAGCACAAGAATCCAGCTGCTCCACGTGGAGAGGTTAAAGGAACACACTAAGAAAACACCAGATGAGGTACAGGTGTTATGTCAGTGTGTGAAACAAGTTGAAATACCTGCTGGAGCAGGAGGGCTTGCTGCTTCTGGTGGATCAGAGCCTGCAGCTGGTTCTGGGACAGAAGCTGCTGCATCTGCTGAGGAGCCATCATCGCCAAGAAGAccttaaaaaagaaagaggaggaggaggaggaggaagaggagaagcatGTCATCATAAAGTGTCACAATCCACAGAGTGAAGTCAGGAGGGGTGAGTAAGACAGAAGGAAAGCGCTCAGGTGATAAACTAACAGCCGTCAGATGGAAATCTTTCCAATTACACCACAGCGTTGTCAACCCTTTGTGAACATCATCATGCTGGATTGTGTCATTGACCCTAAATGAGATGGGAGATAGGCTGACCAGTTAATTAGCAACACAATTTCATGCTTGTTGTGGCTCCTAATAGAAGTGtatgggtattaataaaggcAAACACTCCCAGAATAATAACCGGTCCGCACTGTTACTGATGGAGCGACAGATAACACACTGATCGTCTCCCTGCTCCGACAGCAGCCAATTCACCATGACTGCATTAAAAGAGCAACAAAAGGCTGCGGACATATTCGACACATGgttttacaaacatttatttctacGTGTGAATGATTTAcagtatttataaatataacaCATGTGGTGTGGAcaggtgcagagagagagctggGGTAGTTTAGAGGAGCCTCAGggttgtaaaaaagaaaaaagtaaagcTTTGAAATCAGAAATTAGACACAGGCGTGGTAAAGATCTGCATCAGCTGTTAGGTTATTAGCAGTTATTAATATgggttgtttttattatttaatccATAGTTTCTTGATTCCACCCCTGAAAGGAGAAGTATAGAGCTGTGATGGAGTTAAAGTCAAGATAAATCCTAAATGTAAATATAGATATTTAGATATAAAAATGCAGATTTCCAAACATGTCCTAGTGAGCCGGCTTTCTTTAATTGCATCATGTGCATCTGGCTTTCCAGCTGGTTCAGTTGGAAAAGGAGGAGAACACTCCTCTAATCCACAGTGGTCAACTCATCATTATATTCTGAGGACTAGAGTAGTGTTTCCACTGTGGTGCTGTGACAATGTCACTTGATACAGTTACACTATGTTAgctgaaaataacaaaaaagtcCCATGTTTAAAAATGCACATCCTGCGGTTACAGTGCTGGCAGAAAGCCGGCAGCTCACAGGCTGCACTGAGGCAGACACTGAATtaacagaagagaagaaacGACATAGACACGTCATTATCTCAGATCCTTCATCCCTtcagattaggattacaggggGTGGAACTGCAGGAGATGCTGCCTGAAAGTGATGTTGGTCGTTGCTTATTTGCCTTTCACTTGCATGTGTTTGACCCAAGTCTGCGCACAATTATTCCTCCCACTAATAATGAAGGACAAACAAGAGTTGTGTCAGCTCCCACCTCAGCTCAGATCTTATATGAAATCTCTGCCACTGTCAACACACCGGCTCCGGGTTTGGGGTCCTGTCAGAGGATATCCACTATGGAGCTATTTCTCTTGACATCTGTTTGCCTAAGACTTATAAAGAGGGAGAGGATGGGTTGAGGGATGAGAGGGGGAGAGATAAGGACTAGCAGGATGAACGTACCTGTTTATGGTGGAGACTCTGCCAGTTCTCAGCACTCACTCCACTGCAGGAGTCCCCATTAGCCAGTCTCTCTTCTGCACCgctgtctgtgtgactgaggAGGCTGCTGGCTGGGGTTTGACGGCTTGCCGTGGGACTGAGAGGAGACTCAGGCATCTCAGGTCCTGAAAGAAAACCGGCAGCGCTAAATAAGCCGTAAGTTAAATTAAGACTTTTGTGTCACTTTGCACCAAGAAGgaaaactatttatttatttaaaaaaagagtgaAATAGAAGAATGTCAGGCAGTTTGAATGCtttaaatacaacacacagaagcacaagaGAGGCGATATGTTCAGGATTTAAGTGTAAAATATCAGAAATAAATTCACATCGTTCacaaaaaacatcagctgattttaGTCCTTAAATGAAGGTGTCCATATACTACATTAAAAAGTACTTTGCTATAAACAGCAGTCATTTATGCACTGTTTAAGTTTCATGATTTCAGATTATCACAATTGAAATGACTGTTATTGACAGTATATTTAACAGTGGCTCATCACAAGCACAATAGACCGGCTGCAACTCACCCGGCTGCTTCACAAAGTTCAAACAAAGCTTAAAAAGATCGAAAACCTACAAACAGTTACTGTAATTATACAAAACCTTTAGAataaaaagtcagaattctatcaaacacacacacataccttttGAATTCAGAGCCAGGCAGGCAGAGTTGGTCGCCTCCAAGTCAAGCAGTTTGGACTGAGGATGGGAGAGAGCTGATGGAGTTGTGTGTCTACCTGAGTGGGAGGAGTCACAGTGTCAGTCAGTGAACAGCCTGTGAGACGTGGAGCTGGAGCCACAGATCATTCATCACAGCCTGACTCCGTCAGCGTCCCGTAAAGGTTCCTCTACGAATCAACGCTTTGTTCACATGTAAACTCAAACATCTTCAACAGTGTTCATCCTTCTGTGCAGGAACTTCTCTGCTGACGCACACaatccaacaacaaaatatGAAGACCAGTCAAAACAAGCACGATTTATTGTctcaaaaaacagaaacaaagagtcTTTTAGAGACGACAAGTTGTCTGTGACTTTATTTAGATTGGAACAACAAAAAGAGCTGTGTAACCACACAGCTGTCAAGCTGTTATCAAAGAGCCTGGCACAGTTGTATTTGAACAGCGCATCGGTACatctattaaaaacaaataaaagtgcTTTAATTTAGACTGCTGATGAATGCGCTGTACCCCAGAGTGCTCAATCATCCGCATTGACAAACACCTGAAATAACTCCAGTTTTGTTCTCTGCTTATCGTCCTTTGTTTCCAGAGcttggtgtgtgtttattctgtttgataatttttgtttctttgtcatcttttttcttcttcttctcagcaTTCTCCCATTATTATACACATGTCCTGGTGTGTAAATACATGAtgaaagaagaggaaagaagaaagaagaaaggccAGACTGCTGCTGCATCAGGAGTTATGTATTATTTAGTGAGATACAGACAATGTTTCTCAGCACGAGAGTGAAGAAGAAATGTGATAAAGTGAGGCTAATACAGGTTAAATATGGTTACAGTTATACTCACTTTATCATCAAATGTGAATTAGTGCTGTATTGATTTCTGTTATCATGAAGTGAGAGGAGTAGTAGGATCGATTAGTGAATTGTGGATGCTGTTACCAAGGTAACTGTCTGCCACCTACTGGATTAGTCTTTACCTGCCCTCCAGTTTGCATCAGAGATACTATACAGatattatgtttttgttcttaTTATAAAAATCACAAACTCTTGGACAGTTCAGGTGCTAAATTAAACTTTGTAAGCGAATGGATTTATGAACTCTTTGACCCCTGgagacatgcagcagcagcagcagcagcagcagcagcagggtggaaACCTGAGGGCCTGCACTTGTGATCCTGTGAACCTGCCGTCATATGACTCTGCCATGCCTCTCAGTACTGGGTGGGTAATCTTCCCATAGTGCACTCTGGAGGTCAGGGTTTGTCCACCCTGCCTTCTCCCAGCTGTGATCTTGCTATTTGAGTCTGCTGCTCTTTCTGTACAGTAGTAATGTCTCATCCAGCTGGGGGTCCAGTCCAGAGAACTCATCTGATTCCTCCTTGGTTCCTGCAGAGGGCATCGTGGTCCCAACCAAGCCAAAGACTCTGATCTGTGCTCACAGAACCTTCTGAGGAAGCAGCTGGTCTCCATCCAAGCCAGACAGCCTGCTGCACCATcatccctctccttcctccctctgctggtcCTGTACCTCTTGAAGTTCCCATGCTGGAAATCTCTCAGATGAGCTTGGTGGACGCCCCAGTAGTGCCCCCGACCATCCTCGCAGCGGCTCACCTTCACAAAGCAGTCGTTCACGGACAAGTTGTGTCGAACGCTGTTCCTCCAGCCTGTGCCGCGGCTCCTGAGGTAGGGGAACTGCTGCTCCATGGCTCTATAGATGGACCCCAGGTTGAGTTTCTGGGAGGGGGAGGACAGGATGACCTGGGCAATCAGGGCGATGTAAGAAAGCGAGGGCTTAGAAAAGGCCTGGCTGTCCTGAGAAGAGGAGCTGGAAATGTTATCTGGAGGGTGGGTTACCTCAGAAGTTTTGACGGCATCTGACACCATCTTGGAAGTAGTTGTGAAGCGACATCCTGTCTTTTCCTCTTGAACAGGGTCCATTAAATCtggtcttccctcctctgcattcattgttttgCAAGCACAGCAATGAAACTGTCCGACATGCTCCGACAGTCTGAACAAGAATCCCAACCGGCCTTTACGTGCTTTTATATTATTCTCATCCAGATGAGGGGAGTGCTCACCTGCAGTCTTATCACTGTTGAACTATGTTTACTCAGATTGAGGTCTAACCACTGCTTGGTCACAGCTGGGAGATAAATACAGGAAGTGCTCCACAATGCATAAATAAACTGTATCTGCAGGTATGGCAGATAAAAGAATATGTGGAATGATTGTTTCACCTTTGTTGCATCATCACAGTCATTGATTGGTCAGGAGTCAAGGCCTACATATTATGGAAAGGCCGTTTATTCTGGTTTAAACCTCCCAGAAATAgcagaagctgctgtctgcacaaatAGAATTAGAACTCTTTGGGGAGCAGTTAGTGTGCTTAAGCAGGAAAGATGTCCACGAAACCTCAGCAAGCTTTTCAGTGAGAAAATCATATATTTGGGAATCACTTGGCCTCAAAGGTTGATAGAGCCTCCTCCTGAGCTAAGACTACTGTACATAGTTTAAGTCCCTTCAGGCCTATTTATAGAGTTGGCCCTTGCAACAATGTCATCTGTAACTTGACTCCATCTGTTCAGTCAGAGCATGTTGAATGTCAGTTGCCAGAAGCAGAAGCACTGCAGTTCATTTCCCGCTGACTCTCTCACAGAGAGCTTCATGGAGTTCGTGGGACAGCCAAGTCCTTCTGGGGCCTGCAGCTTTTTAGGAGTCCCAGGCCTCAGCTGCTTGGACGTGGACGATGATGAGGGTGAGGTGGTCATCGGCATCAGGCCCaaatcctctcctctcccacGGAGAAAGAGCTCTGTCACTGATGAGGACTCCGAACCTGAGCCTCCCCCGTGCGGCTCCAGGAGAGTGTCTTTTGCAGACGCCAAAGGCCTCAGTTTGGTTCAAGTGAAGGAGTTTGACACATGGGAAGTACCCAAACTGCCAGGATATGACTCTTCTGAAGGAAACGGTAACAATGCAGAGGAGTACTGCCTCTCACCTATTACTTTCACCCTTCCGTTAGAAACTAAGGAGCTGTCTGCCAAAGTCCGGGATCAGAAAGTAGAACTGGAGTCAATTGAGTTACTTCCAGGGACCACAATAGTAAAAGGAGTCATCCGCGTCCTCAACATCTCCTTCACTAAGGCAGTGTACATCCGAACCTCTTTGGACTCCTGGTCCACCCACTTTGACCTCCTGGCAGAGTACATTCCCAGCTCCAGTGATGGTCTGACGGACTGTTTCTCGTTTAAACTCACATTAGTGCCACCGTTCGGGGAGCAGGGAGCCAGAGTTGACTTTTGTCTGCGGTATGAGACTTCAATGGGGACATTCTGGgctaacaataacaacaggAACTACGTGCTGTTCTGTTaccacagaagaaaagaggacAAAGAGAAACCACAGAAGGAAACAGTGAACAAGAAAAGCTGCCTGAAGGCTGTTGGGTGAGGAAACAGATCAATACTGATTATGTCAGCAGACATGACTTTTTAGGAATGCACTCAGTTGTCCAAATTGGCTTTTTACAGCAAAGGGTAGTGGCCAAATTGTAGCCTTGAAATAACAGGATGATCATAAAGAGGAGTCATTTAGACGGTTTAATATTTGTATATTTCTATTGCAAACAGTCCAGGTTGATTGTGGAAGATTTCAGGATGTAGGTATGTCAGCATATTGATTCCAATTACAGACACGAACAATGAATGTGATTGATCACAGTTTCTTCACTTCACAGTCAGAACTTCTCCTCTGAGGAAACCGTTTCTTCACCACAGGAAAATATTTCAACAGGTAAAACATGAATTTGACAGTAGAGACATTATTTAATAGTCACATTCTACAGCCATAATATACATGTAAAAATGTCTCCTTTCCCAAGATAAGCCCCAAAAGAGCCTGGAGGGAGATGATGTGAAAACCAAGAAAAGTCCTGATGGTCAGTCAGAAACATCAGAGGAAGGTAGAGAGCAGCTACTGGTGAGTCCAAATAACACAGCAGCTCCATTTGTGAAACAAAGTGTTTGGTCTGATGTATTTTTAGCCACGAAGGACTTAAAGactccctgctgtgtgtgtgagatacaGAAAGAAGACCTCTTGTGCTCTTTCTAAAAGAATGTCACATGACTAGAGCTTGAGTACCACCAGCATAACATCATGTAC from Parambassis ranga chromosome 19, fParRan2.1, whole genome shotgun sequence includes these protein-coding regions:
- the LOC114451691 gene encoding forkhead box protein P2-like, yielding MPESPLSPTASRQTPASSLLSHTDSGAEERLANGDSCSGVSAENWQSLHHKQVFLAMMAPQQMQQLLSQNQLQALIHQKQQALLLQQQHLKEFYKKQQQQIQQLQQQQCSKKIKEQKYTELHHALLTSMVSVPRSARLSPAEMLQLWKELTVRISEETNTVKGDQESPAHKTTSIQVPGRQSADQQDPDLSPRRAERTVKGDRTHTLFGHGVCNWPGCESICENFSQFIRHISSEHTLDDRSTAQCRVQMQVVQQLELQLSKERERLQAMMAHLHLPSLEAPPLAGSAASPQSDAVVDPCGLQVKPRSHPISQTTNTQQLMALCSVLENEYELYKNTDIRPPFTYATLIRQAIMEASDKQLTLNEIYSWFTRTFAYFRRNAATWKNAVRHNLSLHKCFVRVENVKGAVWTVDEAEYQRRRSQRMTGSPSLMKNVSSPLAFGTVLNATLQAALPGLKKEGRNSRTQKNKVGVGSRNPNFPGQVQPSLFLKDKELNVSDQECVLPPVNPVSLQHASVPENDEEHLFDLE
- the LOC114452434 gene encoding forkhead box protein B1-like; the encoded protein is MNAEEGRPDLMDPVQEEKTGCRFTTTSKMVSDAVKTSEKLNLGSIYRAMEQQFPYLRSRGTGWRNSVRHNLSVNDCFVKVSRCEDGRGHYWGVHQAHLRDFQHGNFKRYRTSRGRKERDDGAAGCLAWMETSCFLRRFCEHRSESLAWLGPRCPLQEPRRNQMSSLDWTPSWMRHYYCTERAADSNSKITAGRRQGGQTLTSRVHYGKITHPVLRGMAESYDGRFTGSQVQALRFPPCCCCCCCCCCMSPGVKEFINPFAYKV